One window of the Candidatus Phycorickettsia trachydisci genome contains the following:
- a CDS encoding FAD-dependent monooxygenase yields the protein MKDIVILGCGYSGMIAALALSHKGISSTIIEKSPCTGKFLQDPRTISINLKSKDFLEEINLWKHLREYAADVNDIYVMHNYQPETLRFSKNELGLSGALGYMIDGGSLKQTLFSLVKENKLIKLTKSVGYNDVSFDGEVCNLTLEDGTLLKPDLVIVSDGRNSIIKDKYFGYSVNKCYGEAAFVFNIWHEKAHNNAAIEHFLPTGPFATLPLLDQNESAVVWSVESELASMYKLLDKRELTHQIQKILGNFWGEVKITNDIQLFNLTAQVTDKYFFKNLVLVGDAAHHIHPLAGQGLNLGIIDIASLSKIISRYFNLGLELNEIALKDYQKSRKYDNLKMFFATDFIDKIFRNQSLPSKVIKKVGFNFLNCFPRLKNQIIKATMS from the coding sequence ATGAAAGATATAGTTATTTTAGGATGTGGTTACAGCGGAATGATTGCGGCTCTTGCTTTGAGCCACAAAGGTATTTCATCAACAATTATTGAAAAAAGCCCTTGTACAGGTAAATTCTTGCAAGATCCAAGAACAATTTCCATTAACTTAAAATCTAAGGATTTTTTAGAAGAAATTAACCTTTGGAAACACTTAAGAGAATATGCAGCTGATGTAAATGATATATACGTAATGCATAACTATCAGCCTGAAACACTGCGTTTTAGCAAAAATGAGTTAGGTTTAAGCGGAGCGCTGGGTTACATGATAGATGGAGGCAGCTTAAAACAAACGTTATTTTCCCTTGTTAAAGAAAATAAGCTGATCAAATTAACCAAATCTGTAGGCTATAATGATGTCAGCTTTGATGGAGAGGTGTGTAACTTGACCTTAGAAGATGGAACTTTACTAAAACCAGATTTAGTTATCGTAAGTGATGGTAGAAATTCTATTATCAAAGACAAATACTTTGGCTATAGCGTAAATAAGTGTTACGGCGAAGCTGCATTTGTATTTAACATCTGGCACGAAAAAGCTCATAATAACGCAGCCATAGAGCACTTTTTGCCAACAGGACCATTTGCCACCCTGCCCCTTTTAGATCAGAATGAATCTGCTGTCGTATGGAGCGTAGAGTCCGAACTTGCATCTATGTATAAGCTATTAGATAAAAGAGAACTAACTCATCAAATTCAAAAGATTTTAGGAAATTTCTGGGGCGAGGTGAAAATTACAAATGACATTCAACTCTTTAATCTAACAGCACAGGTTACTGATAAATATTTCTTTAAAAACTTAGTACTTGTAGGCGATGCGGCACATCATATTCATCCACTTGCAGGTCAAGGTTTGAACTTGGGAATTATCGATATTGCATCTTTAAGCAAGATTATAAGCAGATACTTTAATCTTGGATTAGAGTTAAATGAGATTGCCTTAAAGGATTATCAAAAAAGCCGCAAATACGATAACCTTAAGATGTTTTTTGCTACTGATTTTATTGATAAGATTTTTAGAAATCAGTCGCTACCATCTAAGGTTATCAAAAAAGTCGGATTTAATTTTCTAAATTGCTTCCCCCGTTTGAAGAATCAAATAATCAAAGCCACAATGTCATAA
- a CDS encoding phosphatidylglycerophosphatase A: MNTFIKIIVTFGFIGKIPVAPGTFGSLAAFPLLILLHYFVDANLLVQASMILPGVDIRVLKFCIMLLFTLFLFIIGTVASELYIQDKQDQDPSEVVIDEVVGQLLTSILCLFGHMMFAMYLRQEKIYEQKTYLLILDLFVTFILPFVLFRIFDIFKPWPIDYIDQNIKGGLGIMLDDVLAAIFASVSFYALMFNFLKFNP; the protein is encoded by the coding sequence ATGAACACCTTTATAAAAATAATAGTTACCTTCGGCTTTATCGGTAAAATTCCTGTAGCACCAGGTACATTTGGCTCACTGGCAGCGTTTCCTTTACTTATTCTACTTCATTACTTTGTAGATGCAAACTTATTGGTACAAGCTTCTATGATACTACCCGGTGTCGATATTCGGGTTCTAAAATTTTGCATTATGCTACTTTTTACTCTGTTTTTATTTATAATAGGGACAGTTGCATCAGAGCTTTATATTCAAGATAAACAAGATCAGGATCCTTCGGAAGTTGTAATTGACGAAGTTGTAGGCCAATTACTAACCAGTATTTTATGCCTTTTTGGGCACATGATGTTTGCGATGTATTTAAGACAAGAAAAAATATACGAACAAAAAACATATCTTTTAATCTTAGATCTGTTTGTAACTTTTATTTTGCCTTTTGTGTTATTTAGAATTTTTGATATTTTTAAACCTTGGCCAATAGATTATATTGATCAGAATATAAAAGGCGGTCTTGGTATCATGCTAGATGATGTTTTAGCAGCGATATTTGCAAGCGTTTCTTTTTACGCCTTAATGTTTAACTTTTTAAAATTTAATCCATGA
- the nth gene encoding endonuclease III — MQIEEVLNIFASDNPNPGIELDFVNNYTLVVAVVLSAQATDVMVNKITPPLFAICDTPEKMVALGEEKLKEYVKRINYFNTKAKNIISLSKVLVEKFHSTVPNNFDALVTLPGIGRKSANVILASAFGAPTMAVDTHVKRVANRMGFSNSKDPERVEQDLLKVIDIKWRPRAHQWLVLHGRYICKALKPKCPECKVSKYCKLYNMV; from the coding sequence ATGCAGATAGAAGAAGTTTTAAATATTTTTGCTAGCGATAATCCTAACCCTGGTATTGAGCTTGATTTTGTAAATAATTATACACTTGTTGTTGCTGTGGTTTTATCGGCGCAGGCAACAGATGTGATGGTTAATAAAATTACGCCTCCCTTGTTTGCTATCTGTGATACGCCAGAGAAGATGGTTGCATTAGGTGAGGAAAAGCTTAAAGAGTATGTGAAAAGAATCAATTATTTCAATACCAAGGCTAAAAATATTATATCCCTTTCTAAAGTGTTAGTTGAGAAATTTCACTCAACCGTGCCTAATAATTTTGATGCACTTGTCACACTACCTGGTATTGGTAGGAAGAGTGCAAATGTGATTCTAGCTAGTGCCTTTGGAGCTCCGACTATGGCTGTTGATACTCACGTGAAGCGAGTGGCAAATCGTATGGGTTTTTCAAATTCTAAAGATCCAGAAAGAGTTGAACAAGATTTATTAAAGGTTATAGACATTAAGTGGAGACCGCGGGCTCATCAGTGGTTAGTGCTTCATGGTCGCTATATTTGTAAAGCTCTCAAACCAAAATGTCCTGAATGTAAGGTTAGTAAATATTGTAAGCTGTACAATATGGTATAG
- a CDS encoding ankyrin repeat domain-containing protein: MDIITQLFQYAKDKNLEALKNNKEKYTALVEEKIKALKEQGCDINPQDEDTNLTLLHFIVFGVLDNHLLDYFTVSDIKQSAESLLPSAAGGNNLDAVRWLLDNGINVNEQDSYGETALHCAVLKGNLNLINFLLDKNADVNIRNADGETPLQEIFMTGGRINDDTIIGIIKTMIDKGSFVNPVVKSDNKYYFSTLNQAVGCPFQNEDTRFKAVLLIIGNLKIGWINFKKHIPTLNFLTEEDNIDQLFAQNEDISLKIAAARNLHNALNEFNQDNENPKAREAQEYVFNKLSVLLRHSIAENDMKIDAESELGDVLKALTIDTEIGKRKVEMGEETDSIKKPSVALSTDNQEPNTVLPLVTNHDMDLLGDTTHADTHNS, translated from the coding sequence ATGGATATAATAACTCAGCTTTTTCAGTATGCAAAAGATAAAAATTTAGAAGCATTAAAAAATAACAAAGAAAAATATACCGCACTAGTAGAAGAAAAGATTAAAGCCTTAAAGGAACAAGGTTGCGATATAAATCCACAAGATGAAGATACTAATTTAACTCTCTTACACTTTATAGTATTTGGAGTATTGGATAACCATTTGCTAGATTATTTTACTGTTTCTGATATAAAACAATCAGCTGAATCTCTCTTGCCTTCAGCCGCAGGAGGAAACAACTTGGATGCTGTTAGATGGCTATTAGATAATGGGATTAACGTAAATGAGCAAGATTCATACGGAGAAACAGCCTTGCATTGCGCTGTTTTAAAAGGAAATCTTAATTTAATAAATTTCTTATTAGATAAAAATGCAGATGTAAATATAAGGAATGCTGATGGCGAAACCCCGCTGCAAGAAATTTTTATGACTGGTGGTAGAATTAATGATGATACCATAATTGGTATTATAAAGACTATGATTGACAAAGGTTCTTTCGTAAATCCTGTTGTTAAGTCTGATAATAAGTATTATTTTTCAACGCTTAACCAAGCTGTTGGTTGTCCATTCCAAAATGAGGATACTAGGTTTAAGGCTGTCCTTTTAATAATAGGAAATCTAAAAATAGGGTGGATAAACTTTAAAAAACATATTCCTACATTAAACTTTCTAACCGAAGAAGATAATATTGATCAACTCTTTGCCCAAAACGAAGATATTAGCCTTAAAATTGCTGCAGCACGTAACTTGCATAATGCCTTAAATGAATTTAACCAAGATAATGAAAATCCAAAGGCTAGAGAAGCACAAGAGTACGTATTCAATAAACTATCTGTGCTACTTAGACATTCAATAGCAGAAAATGATATGAAAATAGACGCTGAAAGCGAGTTGGGCGATGTACTCAAGGCTCTTACAATTGACACAGAAATTGGAAAAAGGAAAGTAGAAATGGGCGAAGAGACTGATAGCATTAAAAAACCTTCGGTAGCATTAAGTACGGATAATCAAGAACCTAATACAGTTCTACCGCTTGTCACCAACCACGACATGGATTTATTAGGAGATACCACGCACGCGGATACCCATAATTCTTAG
- a CDS encoding RluA family pseudouridine synthase — protein sequence MNQENSFLIPQEAHLIRIDKALSLILNIPRSQIQSFISQNLVLLNGEVVTKQNTCVKFEDNVIIKSVPEKVRRVRCEEIKPKIVYEDDDVMVIDKPAGLSVYPGNQHSEKYTLQDFLKSHCQNNLSDVGGENRLGIVHRLDKDTSGLMIIAKTNQAHLNIAEQIKERQVKRIYKALVWGMIIKTTGTIESYIDRDKVNRLKMRISKEGKFASTSYKVLKFFPNTNISLVECQLDTGRTHQIRLHLSHIGHSIVGDQMYGKNDKKLSALHLDNDHPLVQFKRQALHSAQLSFAHPIDRRQLMFNSIFPEDLQKIISYLEGPK from the coding sequence ATGAATCAGGAAAATAGTTTTCTTATACCTCAAGAAGCTCATTTAATTCGAATCGACAAAGCTTTATCTCTTATATTGAATATCCCAAGGTCACAAATCCAATCTTTCATTAGTCAGAATCTTGTCTTGCTTAACGGAGAAGTAGTAACGAAACAAAATACGTGCGTTAAGTTTGAAGATAACGTTATAATTAAATCTGTTCCCGAAAAGGTTAGAAGAGTAAGGTGCGAAGAAATAAAACCAAAAATAGTGTATGAAGATGATGATGTTATGGTTATTGATAAACCAGCTGGCCTTTCTGTATATCCCGGCAATCAGCATTCAGAAAAATATACACTTCAGGACTTTTTAAAATCTCATTGTCAAAATAATTTATCTGATGTTGGAGGAGAAAATCGCCTTGGAATAGTCCATAGGTTAGATAAAGATACCTCTGGCCTTATGATCATAGCTAAAACTAATCAAGCACATCTAAACATTGCTGAGCAGATCAAAGAGCGTCAAGTTAAAAGAATTTACAAAGCTTTAGTTTGGGGTATGATCATTAAAACCACTGGAACTATTGAAAGTTATATAGACCGCGATAAAGTCAACCGTTTAAAGATGCGTATATCCAAGGAAGGTAAGTTTGCATCTACTTCATATAAGGTGTTAAAATTTTTTCCTAATACAAATATTAGCTTAGTAGAATGTCAGCTTGATACTGGCAGAACTCACCAAATCAGGCTGCACTTGAGTCATATAGGTCATTCCATTGTAGGAGATCAAATGTATGGCAAAAATGATAAAAAGCTTTCGGCACTACACCTAGACAATGACCATCCATTAGTCCAATTCAAAAGACAAGCCCTACATTCGGCTCAACTAAGTTTTGCCCATCCAATTGATAGACGACAATTGATGTTTAACAGCATATTCCCTGAAGATTTACAGAAAATTATTAGTTACTTGGAAGGTCCTAAATAA
- a CDS encoding MotA/TolQ/ExbB proton channel family protein produces the protein MSNNNLDNIISLPLAPDKNFEISSLLKMLSNADIITQLIILLLLIASVVSVAIILNKYFQYSTINYKIRLFERNFWSGQSLHQSYSKVKKFSNNPCVAIFRAGIEESSVSGNVGDINLRSSMVLAAMNVARNKEVDKLETSLTMLATIGSYTPFVGLFGMIWGVINSFQSISAAKHVSIAVVAPGMSEALFITAIGIAVALPASVFYNILSNKLNTIINKLDDFTSEVHLALIKENFAQ, from the coding sequence ATGAGTAACAACAATCTTGATAACATTATATCCTTACCACTTGCACCTGACAAAAATTTTGAAATCAGCTCCCTGCTTAAGATGCTTAGCAATGCAGATATAATCACTCAGCTCATAATTCTGCTACTACTGATTGCGTCCGTAGTTTCTGTTGCGATCATTTTAAATAAGTATTTTCAATATTCTACTATAAATTATAAAATAAGACTTTTTGAGCGAAATTTTTGGTCGGGACAATCCTTGCATCAAAGCTATAGTAAAGTTAAAAAATTTTCTAATAACCCTTGCGTTGCTATATTTAGAGCTGGGATAGAAGAATCTAGCGTATCTGGTAATGTAGGGGATATAAATTTACGTTCATCAATGGTTCTTGCAGCTATGAATGTGGCTCGAAACAAAGAAGTAGATAAATTAGAAACATCTCTTACGATGCTTGCAACGATAGGATCATACACTCCATTTGTTGGTCTTTTCGGCATGATTTGGGGGGTTATTAATAGTTTTCAGTCTATTAGTGCTGCAAAGCATGTCAGTATTGCGGTTGTTGCACCTGGTATGTCTGAGGCGCTATTTATTACGGCCATTGGTATTGCGGTTGCTTTACCAGCGTCAGTTTTCTATAACATTTTATCTAACAAACTAAATACAATAATCAACAAATTGGATGACTTTACCTCTGAAGTACATCTTGCATTAATTAAAGAAAATTTTGCTCAATAA
- a CDS encoding ExbD/TolR family protein: protein MLLRKRSRRTVVNEINVVPLIDIMLVLLVIFMVTAPIILSGVEVNLPKASSKDLGLESEPLVVSLDIKGNLYIMQTKVEIKDLAKKLKAITKEKYDTKIFIKGDTDLNYGTIIKAITLIGQAGFHQVGLVSKSD from the coding sequence ATGTTATTAAGAAAGCGTAGTAGAAGGACAGTTGTAAACGAAATTAATGTTGTACCCTTAATTGACATTATGCTCGTATTGCTTGTGATATTTATGGTTACTGCACCAATTATATTAAGTGGCGTTGAAGTTAATTTACCTAAAGCAAGTAGTAAGGATTTGGGCCTTGAGAGCGAACCTTTAGTAGTTTCTCTGGATATTAAAGGCAATCTTTACATCATGCAAACTAAGGTTGAAATCAAAGACCTTGCTAAAAAACTTAAAGCTATAACAAAAGAAAAATACGATACCAAGATCTTTATTAAGGGTGATACAGACTTAAACTATGGCACCATAATCAAGGCAATTACATTAATTGGCCAAGCGGGATTTCATCAAGTAGGGCTAGTAAGCAAATCTGATTAG
- the dut gene encoding dUTP diphosphatase has product MKLPVKILDHAKNLPLPSYASAQSAGMDLYAAISEDIILKPMTRNMVPTGICIALPKGYEGQVRSRSGLAAKHGIMVLNSPGTIDADYRGEIKVILMNLGHEEFVIQPGMRIAQLIIAGYTQASWEKVDELSDTERQAGGFGSSGFF; this is encoded by the coding sequence ATGAAATTACCTGTTAAAATACTTGATCACGCAAAAAACTTACCTCTACCATCATATGCAAGTGCTCAAAGTGCTGGTATGGATTTGTATGCAGCAATTAGTGAAGATATTATTTTAAAACCAATGACAAGGAATATGGTCCCGACGGGCATTTGCATAGCCTTGCCTAAGGGATATGAGGGGCAAGTACGGTCCCGTTCAGGTCTTGCAGCAAAACATGGTATTATGGTTCTAAACAGCCCTGGAACAATTGATGCTGACTATAGGGGTGAAATTAAAGTTATTTTAATGAATTTAGGCCATGAGGAATTTGTTATACAGCCAGGAATGCGTATAGCCCAACTTATCATTGCCGGCTATACGCAAGCATCTTGGGAGAAGGTAGATGAATTATCAGATACGGAGCGTCAAGCTGGAGGTTTTGGTTCAAGTGGATTTTTTTAG
- the dacB gene encoding D-alanyl-D-alanine carboxypeptidase/D-alanyl-D-alanine-endopeptidase translates to MRILILFLLLTSCSPRLYNQKPAFYSYIIGYTKGNRITTEHASKVYATPASCQKVITALVALKELGPDYRYKTRLFSSNNDIVIVFSGDPTLTTNDLALLLAPLENKQIKGKIILDASVFQASPYSPHMMIDDIGKKYAPPVWSINIDHNLINFKVVPSTVFNPLIVSDAKYKIISNITSSDKASSVKSSWNQGRFYLKGNININEVHKFQVAPEQIQPFIIQKIQKLLDGLGIKGKIQISTKTFNYGKLINQIDSEPLVEILKPALKQSDNLVFDSLYLTMLRINQWQDGDSAIKKLIKKHYNLDFKDSTILDGSGLSRYNQVQPYQLFELLKRGYQVPDFIDLLPYPGEEQSTLARRLNLPADLKAKTGNMKGLSCLCGYSKSKTFVIMTNSFAPPSNDMFGVIDNFLSLRLNN, encoded by the coding sequence ATGCGCATATTAATTCTATTTTTATTACTTACTAGCTGCTCCCCTAGATTATACAACCAAAAACCTGCATTTTATTCCTATATTATTGGGTATACAAAAGGAAATAGAATTACAACGGAACATGCCTCAAAAGTATATGCAACGCCCGCCAGTTGTCAGAAAGTTATTACTGCCCTAGTTGCATTAAAAGAGCTAGGGCCAGATTACAGATACAAAACTCGCCTTTTTTCTTCGAATAATGATATTGTTATTGTCTTTTCAGGAGATCCTACTTTAACAACTAATGATCTTGCTTTATTGCTTGCGCCTCTTGAAAATAAGCAAATTAAAGGCAAAATCATATTAGATGCATCAGTATTTCAAGCCTCCCCTTACTCTCCTCATATGATGATCGATGATATAGGAAAAAAGTATGCCCCTCCTGTATGGAGCATTAATATTGATCATAACCTTATTAACTTTAAGGTAGTTCCTAGTACAGTTTTTAATCCTTTGATTGTGAGTGATGCGAAGTATAAGATTATATCTAATATTACTAGCTCTGATAAAGCCTCTTCTGTTAAATCTTCTTGGAACCAAGGTAGGTTTTATCTGAAAGGAAACATAAATATTAATGAAGTACATAAATTCCAAGTTGCACCAGAACAAATTCAACCATTTATTATTCAAAAAATTCAAAAGTTGCTTGATGGGTTAGGTATTAAGGGAAAAATTCAGATATCAACTAAGACGTTTAATTATGGTAAACTGATCAACCAAATTGATTCCGAGCCTCTTGTAGAAATATTAAAACCAGCTCTAAAGCAATCTGATAATTTAGTTTTTGATAGCCTATATTTAACAATGCTACGAATTAATCAATGGCAAGATGGTGATAGTGCTATAAAGAAATTGATAAAAAAACATTACAACCTTGATTTTAAAGACTCCACTATATTGGATGGTTCGGGTTTATCCAGATACAATCAGGTTCAACCCTATCAGCTATTTGAATTACTCAAAAGAGGCTATCAAGTCCCTGATTTTATCGACTTATTACCTTATCCAGGAGAAGAACAAAGCACACTTGCTAGGCGTTTAAATCTTCCAGCTGACCTCAAAGCCAAAACCGGTAATATGAAAGGACTTAGCTGTTTATGTGGCTATAGTAAATCAAAAACATTTGTCATTATGACGAATAGTTTCGCCCCTCCTTCAAATGATATGTTTGGGGTAATTGATAATTTTTTGTCCTTACGTCTAAATAATTAA
- a CDS encoding RlmE family RNA methyltransferase translates to MYYAYAHKDKKKVKPSSRKWIQRQLTDQYVLQAQKDGYKSRAAYKLLQIHEKFQIFKKGNITIDLGAAPGGWSQIAAKLSNATSTNKLVIALDLLPMDKIAGVSNICGNFLDEQIQNKIWTQLGDHQADAVISDMAPNTTGERSTDYLRIMHLCSEAFSFAQKALKPGGSFIAKVFRGGTDHNILKEIKNHFTTVKHFKPLASRQESTEMYLIALGFKNLLNS, encoded by the coding sequence ATATATTATGCTTATGCACATAAAGATAAAAAAAAAGTTAAACCATCATCTCGAAAATGGATTCAAAGGCAACTAACAGATCAATATGTATTGCAAGCTCAAAAAGATGGTTATAAAAGTAGAGCAGCATATAAGTTGCTACAAATTCACGAAAAATTCCAAATATTCAAAAAAGGCAATATCACAATTGATCTTGGAGCAGCCCCAGGTGGTTGGAGCCAGATAGCAGCAAAACTATCAAATGCCACTTCTACAAATAAACTAGTAATAGCTCTTGACCTATTACCTATGGATAAAATTGCCGGAGTGAGCAATATTTGCGGTAATTTTTTAGATGAGCAAATACAAAACAAAATATGGACTCAATTAGGAGACCACCAAGCAGATGCGGTAATAAGCGATATGGCCCCAAATACTACAGGTGAGCGTTCTACTGATTACTTACGTATTATGCATTTATGTTCTGAGGCTTTTAGCTTTGCTCAAAAAGCACTAAAACCAGGGGGTAGTTTTATAGCCAAAGTTTTTCGAGGAGGAACTGATCATAATATTTTAAAAGAAATCAAAAATCATTTTACTACAGTAAAGCATTTTAAGCCCCTTGCTAGTAGGCAAGAGTCTACGGAAATGTACTTAATTGCTCTAGGCTTTAAGAATCTTTTGAACAGCTGA
- a CDS encoding ankyrin repeat domain-containing protein, which yields MTNHSQDNNSIQKVNKKLFKAIKARSISKNEIKELVEKQGADVNAKDDTGSTALHEVVKHFFNSENIIDYLIKKGANPNAKDQDDLTPLQQAIKVGNCKIAQYLIDQGADFEVKDQDGFTPLQQLITERSSDVLYLDQYLLKKGADVNTKDNRESTPLHKAAYFHNSQLASQIISLGADVNAKDNQASTPLHELAKRSVYNLGSSNIFSVLVNAKAKIDESDNEGFTPLLRAAQSDNAAMMNGLLSCGANITATNNRGESILDIAVKNQNDNIISVLLTQNIEELNIPSDSSYLFALLRANGKDSIHPPKALSNLKLIQEAYENLPDTDWRKHRLLEEIETQQTTLLEELDKYKVYEYYLKQPPQKIYENKGSTFNFIEGKYVPLDLIYARQKVGWSEFKLLKEEHIARFKDSDLSINKAQEDYTNSQSITFQVPDQATFSPFALIPLLRPFVSWLTSKISAPYVADTSSEPTVKVDTPNIGEATEQLGEIEL from the coding sequence ATGACTAATCACAGCCAAGACAATAATTCTATACAAAAAGTTAATAAAAAGTTATTTAAAGCAATAAAAGCAAGGTCTATATCCAAAAACGAAATTAAAGAATTAGTTGAAAAACAAGGAGCTGATGTTAACGCCAAAGATGATACAGGATCAACAGCTTTACATGAAGTTGTAAAACACTTTTTCAACTCTGAGAACATAATTGATTATTTAATAAAAAAAGGGGCAAATCCTAACGCAAAAGACCAAGATGATCTTACTCCTTTACAACAAGCTATCAAAGTAGGTAATTGTAAAATAGCTCAATATCTAATAGATCAAGGAGCTGATTTTGAGGTAAAAGATCAAGATGGATTCACTCCTTTACAACAGCTTATCACAGAAAGGAGTAGTGACGTCCTTTATCTAGACCAATATTTACTGAAAAAAGGAGCTGACGTTAACACTAAAGACAATCGGGAATCAACCCCTTTACATAAAGCAGCATATTTTCACAATTCGCAATTAGCCTCACAAATAATATCTTTAGGAGCTGACGTTAACGCTAAAGACAATCAAGCATCAACCCCTTTGCATGAATTAGCCAAAAGAAGTGTATACAACCTGGGCAGCAGCAATATATTTAGTGTTTTAGTAAACGCAAAAGCTAAAATTGATGAATCAGACAATGAAGGGTTTACACCTTTACTACGTGCTGCACAAAGTGACAATGCAGCTATGATGAATGGTTTGTTATCTTGTGGGGCAAACATTACAGCAACAAATAATCGAGGCGAAAGCATATTAGATATAGCTGTCAAAAATCAAAATGATAATATTATAAGTGTATTATTGACCCAAAATATTGAAGAACTAAATATACCATCTGATAGCTCTTACTTATTTGCATTACTGAGGGCTAACGGAAAAGACTCAATTCATCCACCAAAAGCACTTAGTAACCTAAAATTGATTCAAGAAGCTTATGAAAACTTACCAGATACAGATTGGCGTAAACATCGCTTACTAGAAGAGATAGAAACCCAACAAACAACCTTATTAGAAGAACTGGACAAATATAAGGTATATGAATATTACCTAAAACAACCTCCTCAAAAGATATACGAGAACAAGGGATCTACATTTAATTTTATTGAGGGCAAATATGTGCCACTTGACTTAATTTACGCACGTCAGAAAGTAGGGTGGTCAGAATTCAAATTGTTGAAAGAAGAGCATATAGCTAGATTCAAAGATAGCGACCTATCTATCAATAAAGCTCAGGAGGATTATACTAATAGTCAGTCAATTACTTTCCAAGTACCAGATCAAGCTACTTTTTCCCCATTTGCACTTATTCCTCTCTTACGTCCATTTGTATCATGGTTAACAAGTAAAATCAGTGCACCATACGTAGCAGATACTTCAAGTGAACCTACTGTTAAGGTCGATACTCCAAACATAGGAGAAGCAACAGAACAACTAGGTGAAATTGAATTATAA
- a CDS encoding CatB-related O-acetyltransferase, protein MVNKYPNPDNLYPLEGVERTIFLKNIITNPQIIVGDYTYYDDPEDIYNFEKNVLYLFEFMGDKLIIGKFCQLATGIRFIMNGSNHDMDGISTYPFKVFGGAWAGTKMNAISKGDTVIGNDVWIGNSVTIMQGIKVGDGAIIGTNSLVTKNIEPYTIVGGNPAKVIRKRFDDKTIEFLLRLRWWDWNIEKITTNLDHITSGNIEALRKLS, encoded by the coding sequence ATGGTAAACAAATATCCAAATCCTGACAATTTATATCCTCTTGAAGGAGTCGAAAGAACTATATTTTTAAAAAATATTATCACCAATCCTCAAATTATCGTAGGGGATTATACTTATTACGATGATCCTGAGGATATTTATAATTTTGAAAAAAACGTTCTTTACCTATTCGAATTTATGGGAGATAAGCTGATTATCGGCAAATTTTGTCAGCTTGCAACCGGCATCAGGTTTATCATGAATGGATCAAATCATGATATGGATGGTATTTCAACTTATCCTTTCAAGGTTTTTGGTGGAGCATGGGCGGGTACTAAAATGAACGCGATTAGCAAAGGAGATACCGTGATTGGAAATGATGTGTGGATCGGAAACTCCGTAACAATTATGCAAGGGATAAAGGTTGGAGATGGAGCAATTATTGGAACAAATAGCTTAGTTACAAAAAACATCGAGCCTTATACAATCGTTGGAGGTAATCCAGCTAAAGTCATACGCAAAAGATTTGACGATAAAACTATAGAATTTTTATTGAGGTTACGCTGGTGGGATTGGAATATAGAAAAAATCACAACTAATTTAGACCATATTACTTCAGGTAATATCGAGGCTTTAAGAAAATTATCATAA